A section of the Bacillus sp. HSf4 genome encodes:
- a CDS encoding protein-glutamine gamma-glutamyltransferase, translating into MINISGYWLRPEDAEKLNVSGMQKEIADQMLAMPSSYSYSTVSELLFELSFRENTIESARALINSGARFATFSKTYGNEAYWRVSPEGALELRYRVSPSNAIKDIFERGSLYAFECATAIVIIFYMALIKTIGGQTFDQHYDRIILYDWHYEKLPIYTDKGNDYLPGDCLYFKNPEFDQERPQWRGENAIYLGHNQYAAHGLGILSAEAIIEKLNKLRKPNAQTSAYLMSQVTRVDIPTIFQIIR; encoded by the coding sequence ATGATAAATATTTCGGGCTATTGGCTTCGCCCTGAGGATGCGGAAAAACTGAATGTCAGCGGGATGCAAAAAGAGATTGCCGACCAGATGCTCGCCATGCCTTCCAGCTACAGCTACAGCACGGTGTCTGAACTGTTATTCGAGCTCAGCTTCAGGGAGAATACGATCGAATCAGCCAGGGCGCTGATCAACAGCGGTGCCAGGTTTGCCACATTTTCAAAAACATATGGCAATGAGGCGTATTGGAGGGTGTCGCCTGAAGGGGCATTGGAGTTGAGATACAGAGTGTCCCCTTCCAATGCGATAAAAGACATTTTTGAAAGGGGCTCTCTTTATGCGTTTGAATGTGCAACTGCCATCGTCATCATCTTTTATATGGCGTTGATCAAAACGATTGGCGGGCAAACGTTTGATCAGCATTATGACAGAATCATCTTATATGACTGGCATTATGAGAAGCTTCCGATCTACACGGATAAAGGGAACGATTATCTGCCCGGAGACTGCCTGTATTTTAAAAATCCCGAATTTGATCAGGAAAGGCCGCAATGGCGTGGAGAAAACGCCATTTATTTAGGCCATAATCAATATGCGGCACACGGATTGGGTATCCTGAGCGCCGAAGCTATCATAGAAAAGTTGAATAAGCTGAGAAAACCGAATGCACAGACCTCCGCCTATTTGATGAGTCAGGTGACACGGGTCGATATTCCGACGATCTTTCAGATCATCAGATAA
- a CDS encoding nitronate monooxygenase gives MNELMKLLSLSKPIIQAPMAGGPATPRLAAAVSNQGGLGSLASGYLTPAALKRQIEETKELTPALFQVNLFVPEKREQVSREKLEGWQKKIPLSQSAEPETSEEQDWSDFNEKIDIILKSDVKVCSFTFGVPPAEVVGELKKRQCCLIGTAVSVEEALLLEEKGMDVIVVQGSEAGGHRGAFLHTKGEAAVGSMALIPQAADHVSVPVVAAGGIFDKRGVAAAFALGAQGVQLGSVFLACSESGTSQIYKQQLIRAAETDTRLTRLFSGKPARGIVNQWMEDRRQDEDEALPYPLQNALTKPMRKKAQLENNPGNMSLWCGQAARAIEKETTVEELMEQLCPAGVI, from the coding sequence ATGAACGAATTAATGAAGCTTCTCTCGCTGTCAAAGCCGATTATACAAGCGCCGATGGCCGGCGGACCGGCAACGCCCCGGCTTGCTGCCGCTGTTTCCAATCAAGGCGGTCTGGGCAGCCTGGCTTCGGGTTATTTGACACCTGCAGCTTTAAAAAGGCAGATCGAAGAAACGAAAGAGCTCACACCCGCCTTGTTTCAAGTCAATCTGTTTGTTCCGGAAAAAAGGGAACAGGTCAGCCGCGAAAAACTGGAAGGCTGGCAAAAGAAAATCCCTTTATCACAGTCGGCAGAGCCTGAGACAAGCGAGGAACAGGATTGGTCTGATTTTAATGAAAAAATTGACATCATTCTCAAATCGGATGTCAAAGTCTGTTCGTTTACGTTTGGTGTGCCGCCCGCCGAGGTTGTAGGAGAGCTTAAAAAACGACAATGCTGTTTGATCGGAACCGCAGTGTCTGTTGAAGAAGCGCTGCTGCTTGAAGAGAAAGGCATGGATGTCATCGTTGTTCAGGGAAGTGAAGCGGGCGGTCACAGGGGAGCTTTCTTACATACGAAGGGAGAGGCCGCCGTCGGGTCAATGGCCCTGATTCCGCAAGCAGCAGACCATGTGTCGGTTCCAGTAGTCGCGGCGGGAGGCATTTTTGACAAAAGAGGAGTAGCGGCAGCATTCGCGCTGGGCGCACAAGGCGTCCAATTGGGAAGCGTATTTTTGGCGTGCAGTGAAAGCGGAACATCTCAAATTTACAAGCAACAATTGATCAGGGCGGCTGAGACGGACACAAGGCTGACGAGATTGTTTTCAGGAAAACCGGCAAGAGGCATTGTCAATCAGTGGATGGAAGACAGGCGGCAAGATGAGGATGAGGCATTGCCGTATCCGCTGCAAAACGCATTGACAAAACCGATGAGAAAAAAGGCGCAGCTTGAAAACAACCCCGGCAACATGTCTTTATGGTGCGGTCAGGCCGCGCGCGCTATAGAAAAAGAAACAACCGTAGAAGAGCTGATGGAACAGCTCTGTCCCGCCGGCGTTATCTGA
- a CDS encoding secondary thiamine-phosphate synthase enzyme YjbQ gives MLKKIRIQTARRDEMLDITDEVQQFITEKGVSNGAVIIYCPHTTAGITINENADPDVKRDMLRRFDEVYPWEHRLDRHMEGNTAAHMKSSTVGASQHIIIADGKLILGTWQGIYFCEFDGPRSRTCYFKIIAD, from the coding sequence ATGCTGAAAAAAATACGGATACAGACAGCCCGGCGCGATGAAATGCTTGACATCACTGATGAAGTGCAACAGTTTATCACGGAAAAGGGCGTTTCAAACGGCGCCGTGATCATCTATTGCCCCCATACAACAGCCGGGATTACGATAAACGAAAACGCTGATCCCGATGTAAAACGCGATATGCTGAGACGGTTTGATGAAGTGTATCCTTGGGAGCATCGACTTGACCGCCATATGGAAGGCAATACTGCCGCTCACATGAAATCGAGCACTGTCGGGGCGTCACAACACATCATCATTGCAGACGGAAAGCTGATTCTTGGCACATGGCAGGGCATTTATTTCTGCGAATTCGACGGTCCGAGATCGCGAACCTGCTATTTTAAAATCATAGCCGATTAA
- a CDS encoding alpha-glucosidase codes for MTRAWWKEAVVYQIYPRSFMDSDGDGIGDLNGIRMKLPYIQELGADAIWICPVFDSPNADNGYDIRDYQSIMKEFGTMADFDALLAEAHRLGLKLIIDLVINHTSDEHPWFIESRSDKTSPKRDWYIWKDGKGGHEPNNWESIFGGSAWSFDPKTDQYYLHIFDEKQPDLNWENGDMRRSLYSMINWWLDKGIDGFRVDAISHIKKKAGLPDLPNPEGLRFVPSFAFHMNVEGIMDFLLELKEETFARHPDIMTVGEANGVSAEEAEAWVGEKNGIFNMIFQFEHLGLWDIDDEEQIDIVRLKRILSSWQTALEVTGWNALFIENHDQPRAVSVWGEDGTYRIESAKALAAMYFLMKGTPFIFQGQEIGMTNAAFSRIEDYDDVSVKRFYRIQKEKGRSHEDIMKSVRKKSRDNARTPMQWTDGQNAGFTCGKPWLNINDNYCTINVANEQKERHSIYRFYKQIIALRKRHDVFIDGTFELLLPEDPQIIAYLRKLGGEKAIVIVNLSRRIAFYQHSAYPLSSDMLLMSNIDIQNHKHLTSFIMKPYEARIYLYSERKSATFNEVK; via the coding sequence ATGACAAGGGCATGGTGGAAAGAAGCGGTCGTCTATCAAATCTATCCGCGCAGTTTTATGGATTCCGACGGGGACGGGATCGGGGATTTGAACGGGATCAGGATGAAGCTGCCTTATATTCAGGAGCTTGGTGCGGATGCGATCTGGATCTGTCCGGTCTTTGATTCCCCTAATGCCGACAATGGCTACGACATCAGGGATTATCAAAGCATCATGAAAGAATTCGGGACGATGGCCGACTTTGACGCATTATTGGCCGAAGCGCACCGGCTCGGTTTGAAACTGATCATTGATCTCGTCATCAATCATACAAGTGATGAGCATCCATGGTTCATTGAATCAAGGTCAGACAAAACATCGCCAAAACGGGACTGGTATATTTGGAAGGACGGGAAAGGCGGGCATGAGCCAAACAATTGGGAAAGCATATTCGGCGGTTCCGCCTGGAGCTTTGATCCAAAAACAGATCAGTACTATCTCCACATTTTTGACGAAAAACAGCCCGATTTGAATTGGGAAAACGGTGATATGCGCCGCTCGCTCTACAGCATGATCAATTGGTGGCTTGATAAAGGAATCGACGGCTTTAGAGTGGACGCGATTTCGCATATTAAGAAAAAAGCAGGGCTTCCGGATCTCCCCAATCCAGAAGGGCTCCGATTTGTCCCGTCCTTTGCCTTCCATATGAATGTTGAGGGAATCATGGACTTTCTCCTGGAACTGAAGGAAGAAACATTCGCCAGGCATCCTGATATCATGACGGTCGGAGAAGCGAATGGAGTCAGCGCTGAAGAAGCGGAGGCATGGGTCGGCGAGAAAAACGGCATCTTCAACATGATTTTTCAATTTGAACATCTCGGACTTTGGGATATTGACGATGAAGAACAGATCGACATCGTGCGCCTGAAGCGAATTTTGTCAAGTTGGCAGACCGCTCTTGAAGTGACGGGATGGAATGCGCTTTTTATCGAAAATCACGATCAGCCTCGCGCCGTTTCAGTTTGGGGGGAGGATGGGACTTACAGAATTGAAAGTGCAAAAGCTTTGGCTGCGATGTATTTTTTGATGAAGGGAACACCGTTTATTTTTCAAGGCCAGGAAATCGGCATGACAAACGCGGCATTCTCTCGTATAGAAGATTATGACGATGTTTCCGTCAAGAGGTTCTATCGTATTCAGAAAGAAAAAGGCCGCTCACATGAAGACATCATGAAGTCGGTGCGGAAAAAGAGCAGAGACAACGCCAGAACACCGATGCAATGGACGGATGGGCAAAATGCCGGGTTTACCTGCGGGAAGCCGTGGCTGAACATCAATGACAATTATTGCACGATCAATGTCGCAAACGAGCAAAAAGAGAGGCATTCCATCTACCGCTTTTATAAACAGATCATCGCCCTCAGAAAACGCCATGACGTTTTCATCGATGGAACGTTTGAGCTGCTTCTTCCAGAGGACCCGCAGATTATAGCCTATTTGCGCAAGCTTGGGGGAGAGAAAGCGATTGTGATTGTGAACTTAAGCCGGCGTATTGCATTTTATCAGCATTCAGCATATCCATTATCAAGCGACATGCTCCTCATGTCCAATATCGATATCCAAAACCATAAACATCTGACTTCCTTTATCATGAAGCCGTATGAAGCACGCATTTACTTATATTCAGAAAGGAAATCGGCGACTTTTAACGAAGTGAAGTAA